The proteins below come from a single Neospora caninum Liverpool complete genome, chromosome IX genomic window:
- a CDS encoding putative adaptin N terminal region domain-containing protein, with protein MSLAPLMASTGPLLDRASAGMRALISIVSKSECQYFEEGHFNAAQVKKELQDASVESKVTAMKRLLAAHAAGADVSALLPEVVKAIAVPDLELKRLVYLFLIQHAEGNRDLALLSINSFQKDLTDRNQIVRAAALKALASIRLLEVVQLLVVSLKRAAADCSPFVRRTAAQCVVKVFALDQDQFEDLKNIVLTLLADVEVSVVGAALVAFRELCLRHSHLLLHDDENHPDDRDQYLECTYTPTGEGGGLRATSPRTPDAIPGLEGEGPGKEAREIWGQAAALALLHRHYRRLQKCLLQLEPFAQVVAVDIFLRYCRLFFADPVEHFRRETPNVTGPSAKDLGRKNETESWSGADQRFGLSSEKARARTEDKSEGSGAAAAQVTIEKLTADSPGNPVPPDFRLFLSNLPLLLHSESPAVVVAATAALFSLLPSAPAAWQAAVHPLLRCLHTSAPDLQEPLLHTIAVLGSSAPSLFIPHVRSFFLRFSDSPAVRQAKLKVLRGLLASAASQDSAGDGASSLALLLLPEVTTYIHWPGDQALLPSSFRLLTFLALRFPGVQAACMQTFVRLLDAPSPALAAEAVLALQTLLQRQLEQQRERSARGGQLGHLLLQLVSQFPRVHAPPARASVVWIVGQYQREVGWVAADFLRQLVAKFKAEAEEVKLQILLLALKVWAFHWLNKRGLAHETPDDTFSGHAGEDESGSSQAAKGGEQSGDVRSDETGQSRGSVGDQRLEQIQPGSCDVRITAGSYRGMQTRDVVTDEIGPGRQPTESPRLLPMPTKEDSEEAFPRLDGMLKYICEVASFDRSYDVRDMARLYFTLSRLSLSTERPVAGQKGASESEWNTKREDLAPKQMQVEGARGSTSPEETGLSAYEGLSGLGGDTLKPGTPLGGMQQFASAYMRFLAAAPGARIQKGTGGRSVDLKSGFVSRAATVAAHLVLQNGDERDEERPVSPDVLEDSHSPVFVLGSLSDHVAERMIGYASLPPFADENSSDQLRHVETEERRALVIGPAGAAGRSSGGVSPQKELKSISSEDVVVRRNAAALMGREAVAKTALTPLDLDSFYSDLCGVPGTSVLTETGVASSQQQGWGEATGGRQTRAEREDTSGRTNLWQMFGNTADPGSHAEVGASEQMCRQGTHQTSRMGGVKSTGCGGGVAVAGEDDESEDEDREWRAATVGEKDLCDGSCGNDGSRGDDREDAGDWKFMPAAR; from the coding sequence ATGTCGCTGGCTCCGCTGATGGCATCGACCGGCCCATTGCTAGATCGTGCATCCGCAGGTATGCGGGCACTGATCAGCATTGTGTCGAAAAGTGAATGCCAGTATTTTGAGGAGGGTCATTTCAACGCGGCCCAAGTGAAGAAAGAGCTGCAAGATGCAAGCGTGGAATCGAAAGTGACGGCCATGAAGCGGCTTCTTGCTGCTCATGCAGCCGGCGCCGACGTCTCTGCATTGCTTCCTGAGGTTGTGAAGGCCATTGCTGTGCCTGATCTTGAACTCAAGCGCCTCGTTTATCTTTTCCTTATCCAACATGCTGAAGGCAATCGAGACCTtgcgctcctctccatcAACTCCTTCCAGAAAGACTTGACTGATAGGAATCAGATTGTTCGTGCTGCTGCTCTGAAAGCACTCGCTTCCATACGACTTCTCGAAGTTGTGCAACTTCTTGTTGTCTCGCTGAAACGTGCGGCTGCAGACTGTTCACCGTTCGTTAGACGTACGGCGGCGCAGTGTGTGGTGAAGGTGTTTGCTCTTGACCAGGATCAATTTGAAGACTTGAAAAATATTGTCCTTACTCTTCTGGCTGATGTGGAAGTGTCTGTTGTTGGTGCGGCCTTGGTTGCATTTCGGGAACTGTGCCTTCGCCATTCCCATCTGCTTCTGCACGACGACGAAAACCATCCAGACGACCGTGATCAATACTtggagtgtacatacacccccactggagaaggcggaggcttGCGGGCGACTTCTCCTCGCACCCCTGACGCCATACCAGGTCTTGAGGGTGAAGGTCCAGgcaaagaagcaagagaaatCTGGGGTCAAGCGGCTGCCTTGGCGCTTCTTCACCGGCATTATCGTCGTCTGCAAAAGTGTCTTCTTCAGTTGGAGCCTTTTGCTCAAgtcgtcgccgtcgacaTTTTCTTGCGGTATtgccgtcttttcttcgctgaTCCGGTCGAACACTTTCGGCGGGAGACCCCCAACGTGACTGGGCCTTCAGCCAAGGATCTGGGGCGAAAGAATGAAACGGAAAGTTGGTCCGGCGCGGACCAGCGCTTCGGACTGTCCTCTGAAAAGGCACGCGCCCGCACCGAGGACAAGAGTGAAGGCAGTGGTGCCGCTGCCGCACAGGTGACCATAGAGAAGCTTACTGCGGATTCGCCGGGCAATCCTGTGCCTCCGGATTTTCGGCTGTTTCTGTCGAATCTCCCACTTCTGCTGCACTCTGAGAGTCCGGCAGTTGTCGTGGCCGCAACGGCtgcccttttctcgcttctgccttcgGCGCCAGCAGCGTGGCAAGCCGCCGTTCACCCTCTGCTGAGGTGCCTGCACACGTCCGCGCCAGATTTGCAAGAACCCCTGCTCCACACGATAGCAGTGTTGGGGTCATCAGCTCCGTCTCTGTTTATTCCTCATGTGCgatccttcttccttcgtttctccgaCTCCCCGGCAGTTAGGCAGGCCAAGCTCAAAGTCCTTCGTGGCCTTCTGGCCTCAGCGGCGTCACAGGATTCTGCCGGTGATGGAGCGAGTTCGCTGGCGCTTCTCCTATTACCAGAGGTCACCACGTACATTCACTGGCCAGGTGATCAAGCCTtgcttccgtcttccttccgcctGCTGACCTTCTTAGCTCTCCGATTCCCAGGTGTTCAGGCAGCCTGTATGCAAACTttcgttcgcctcctcgacgcACCGTCTCCGGCTCTCGCTGCGGAAGCCGTGCTGGCTCTGCAGACGTTGCTTCAGCGCCAGCTGGAGCAGCAGCGTGAAaggagcgcgcgaggaggGCAGCTGGGTCACCTGCTCTTGCAACTCGTTTCACAGTTTCCGCGGGTGCATGCACCGCCAGCTCGCGCGTCGGTCGTCTGGATCGTGGGACAGTATCAGCGGGAAGTAGGTTGGGTGGCGGCTGACTTCTTGCGTCAGCTCGTGGCGAAGTTTAAAgcagaagctgaagaagtCAAACTCCAAATcctgcttctcgccctcaAAGTCTGGGCCTTCCACTGGCTGAACAAGAGGGGACTCGCCCATGAAACGCCAGACGACACCTTCAGTGGGCATGctggggaagacgagagcggtAGTTCTCAAGCAGCCAAAGGAGGGGAACAAAGTGGAGATGTACGGAGTGACGAGACGGGCCAGTCGAGAGGATCAGTGGGCGATCAAAGACTGGAACAGATACAACCAGGTTCTTGTGATGTCCGCATAACAGCCGGTTCTTACAGAGGAATGCAGACACGCGATGTCGTGACTGACGAAATCGGTCCAGGTCGACAACCAACGGAGTCACCGCGACTGCTGCCGATGCCTACGAAGGAAGATAGTGAGGAAGCTTTCCCTAGGTTGGACGGTATGCTCAAGTACATTTGTGAAGTTGCAAGCTTTGATAGGAGCTACGACGTTCGAGACATGGCTCGCCTCTATTTCACATTGTCGCGGCTTTCTCTGTCGACGGAGCGGCCGGTGGCGGGGCAAAAGGGAGCGAGTGAATCAGAATGGAACACCAAAAGGGAAGATCTGGCCCCAAAGCAAATGCAAGTTGAGGGAGCTCGTGGCTCCACCTCACCTGAGGAAACAGGTCTATCCGCATATGAGGGCCTGTCCGGCTTAGGGGGCGACACTCTGAAGCCGGGGACGCCTCTGGGGGGCATGCAACAGTTTGCAAGCGCCTACATGCGGTTCCTGGCAGCTGCCCCAGGCGCAAGAATTCAGAAAGGGACCGGAGGACGAAGCGTCGATCTCAAAAGCGGTTTTGTATCCCGTGCCGCTACAGTAGCCGCCCACCTCGTTCTGCAGAATGGGGACGAgcgcgacgaagaacggCCAGTCAGCCCGGACGTGCTTGAGGACAGCCACAGTCCAGTGTTCGTTTTGGGGTCTCTTTCTGACCACGTGGCTGAGCGAATGATTGGCTACGCCTCACTGCCTCCTTTCGCTGACGAAAATTCGTCGGACCAACTGCGCCatgtggagacagaagaacggcgcgcTCTCGTCATTGGGCCCGCAGGTGCGGCGGGGCGGTCTTCAGgaggtgtctctcctcagaaGGAGCTAAAATCGATCTCCTCTGAGGATGTTGTTGTTCGGAGGAATGCAGCAGCACTGATGGGACGCGAAGCGGTCGCGAAGACCGCCCTCACACCTCTCGACCTCGATTCCTTCTACAGCGACCTTTGCGGTGTCCCTGGTACTTCCGTGttgacggagacaggggtgGCCTCATCGCAGCAACAAGGCTGGGGGGAGGCAACTGGCGGTCGGCAGACTCGAGCCGAACGGGAGGACACAAGCGGAAGAACCAATTTGTGGCAGATGTTTGGAAACACTGCAGATCCTGGTAGCCACGCGGAAGTAGGAGCGAGTGAACAGATGTGTCGACAAGGGACTCACCAAACAAGTAGAATGGGTGGTGTTAAAAGCACAGGATGCGGCGGAGGTGTGGCTGTAGCTGGTGAAGACGATGAaagtgaagacgaagacCGTGAGTGGCGTGCAGCTACAGTCGGCGAGAAAGATCTCTGCGACGGATCCTGTGGTAACGACGGTAGCCggggagacgacagagaggatGCAGGAGACTGGAAATTCATGCCAGCCGCTCGATGA